The Chryseolinea soli genome contains a region encoding:
- a CDS encoding HPP family protein, translating to MKRKVKRHIFKARRIIYQETLVDFQEHFWTFIGAFLGIAVIGWLNSNLAPIDNLFLIGSFGASSVLIYGIINSPLAQPRNLIGGHVICAFTGVLVHKIVPGDVWFTSALSVALSIVFMQMTKTLHPPGGATALIANIGSEKIQALGFWYVLSPVLSGVLILFFVALLCNNATPHRSYPKNKHWYKVWKRKYLKQKV from the coding sequence GTGAAAAGAAAGGTCAAACGCCACATTTTTAAGGCCCGCCGGATCATTTACCAGGAAACGCTCGTGGATTTCCAGGAACATTTTTGGACGTTCATCGGTGCATTTCTCGGTATCGCGGTCATCGGTTGGCTCAACAGCAACCTGGCTCCTATCGACAATCTTTTCCTGATCGGTTCTTTCGGCGCTTCGTCCGTGTTGATCTACGGCATCATCAACAGCCCCCTGGCCCAGCCCCGGAATCTGATCGGCGGTCATGTTATTTGTGCGTTCACGGGGGTGCTCGTGCACAAGATCGTTCCTGGCGATGTTTGGTTCACTTCGGCTCTTTCGGTGGCCTTGTCGATTGTGTTTATGCAGATGACGAAAACCCTTCACCCTCCCGGTGGCGCTACGGCGCTGATCGCCAATATTGGGTCGGAGAAGATCCAGGCGCTGGGTTTTTGGTATGTGCTCAGCCCGGTGTTGAGTGGCGTGCTCATTCTTTTTTTTGTGGCGCTGTTGTGCAACAATGCCACACCCCATCGCAGCTATCCGAAAAACAAGCACTGGTATAAAGTGTGGAAGCGAAAATATCTGAAGCAAAAAGTCTGA
- a CDS encoding DUF1330 domain-containing protein — MIFVTQLIYIIPGQEKVFDEFEKIAIPTISKYNGRLLFRVRPTPDTFIENQIERPYEIHLAEFDTEQDFENFKHDEERKKFLHLKEQSIKSSILIQGTKL, encoded by the coding sequence ATGATTTTCGTAACGCAACTTATCTACATCATCCCGGGACAAGAAAAGGTCTTTGACGAATTTGAGAAAATAGCCATCCCCACCATTTCAAAATACAACGGCAGACTTTTGTTCCGGGTGAGACCTACCCCCGACACCTTCATAGAAAACCAGATCGAGAGACCCTACGAAATTCATCTCGCAGAATTTGACACCGAACAAGATTTTGAGAACTTCAAACACGATGAAGAGCGAAAGAAGTTTTTGCATTTGAAGGAACAATCCATAAAATCGTCTATATTAATTCAGGGGACAAAATTATAA
- a CDS encoding helix-turn-helix domain-containing protein, whose amino-acid sequence MPAKQLYRVKTISEFHRVRGLPKPEHPLISLVDYESIKHSVENNPINWVFDFYSIALKRNFNAKIKYGQQEYDFDEGVMFFISPGQVFGIEVGKDADTKRSGWILLIHPDFLWNTPLAKTIKQYEYFDYSVHEALFLSDKEEATMAGIVQNIKQEYHSNIDKFSQNIIIAQLEVLLTYAERFYQRQFITRKITNHKILHRLEDILTEYFNDDALINKGLPTVQYVAERLNVSPNYLSGLLKVLTGQSTQQHIHEKLIEKAKEKLSTTDLSVSEIAYALGFEHPQSFSKLFKTKTNLSPLEFRQSFN is encoded by the coding sequence ATGCCAGCCAAGCAACTTTACCGGGTCAAAACGATAAGCGAATTTCACCGTGTGAGGGGATTGCCCAAACCGGAACATCCGCTGATCAGCCTGGTGGATTATGAATCCATCAAGCATTCGGTGGAGAACAATCCGATCAACTGGGTATTCGATTTTTATTCTATCGCGCTGAAAAGAAATTTCAATGCCAAAATAAAATACGGCCAGCAGGAATACGATTTTGATGAAGGCGTCATGTTTTTTATATCACCCGGCCAGGTTTTTGGAATTGAGGTTGGGAAAGATGCGGATACAAAACGGTCGGGATGGATCTTACTCATCCATCCCGATTTTTTGTGGAACACGCCGTTAGCCAAAACCATAAAGCAATACGAATACTTTGACTACTCGGTACATGAAGCCCTGTTTCTTTCCGACAAAGAGGAAGCAACGATGGCCGGCATTGTGCAAAACATTAAGCAGGAGTATCATTCGAACATTGACAAATTCAGTCAAAACATCATCATCGCGCAGCTGGAAGTGTTGCTCACGTATGCCGAAAGATTCTATCAGCGTCAATTCATAACCCGCAAGATCACCAACCATAAAATCCTCCATCGCCTGGAAGATATTCTTACGGAATATTTTAACGATGATGCGTTAATAAACAAAGGGTTACCCACGGTTCAATACGTTGCCGAACGACTTAATGTATCGCCCAACTATCTGTCGGGCTTGCTTAAAGTATTGACAGGACAGAGTACGCAACAACACATCCACGAGAAGCTGATCGAAAAGGCAAAAGAAAAACTATCCACCACCGATTTGTCGGTGAGCGAAATCGCCTATGCGTTGGGGTTTGAACATCCGCAGTCCTTTAGCAAGTTGTTCAAAACAAAAACCAATCTCTCACCTCTGGAATTCCGGCAGTCTTTTAACTGA
- a CDS encoding NmrA family NAD(P)-binding protein — protein MKIIVTGSLGNISKPLTKELVQNGHSVTVISSNPEKQKDIEALGATAAIGSIDDVAFLTKTFTGSDAVYCMIPPNFHFNGNLDPTAYYRGIGETYAQAIQQSGVKRVVHLSSVGAHLDKDSGIILAHHDMEQALKKIPGIALTHLRPTAFYYNLLGFVGAIKKQGVIASNYGADDRVPWVSPLDIAAVAAKELVTLTEGINVRYVASDELTCSEVARILGAAIGKPDLKWVIKSSEETQNGLEAAGVPPLVAAGLVEMNASMHSGVLFEDYYRNRPALGKTKLTDFAKEFAAAFK, from the coding sequence ATGAAAATCATCGTAACCGGTTCACTGGGAAACATCAGTAAACCACTAACAAAGGAATTGGTGCAGAACGGACATTCGGTCACCGTTATCAGCAGTAACCCCGAAAAACAAAAAGACATCGAAGCCTTAGGGGCCACGGCCGCCATCGGCTCAATAGACGATGTTGCGTTTCTTACCAAGACTTTTACCGGTTCGGACGCGGTATATTGCATGATCCCGCCGAACTTTCACTTTAATGGTAATCTTGACCCTACAGCATACTATCGCGGGATCGGCGAGACCTATGCACAAGCCATTCAACAATCGGGCGTGAAGCGGGTGGTTCATCTGAGTAGTGTTGGCGCGCACCTGGATAAGGATTCCGGAATCATTCTCGCCCATCATGATATGGAGCAGGCGCTAAAGAAAATACCGGGCATAGCCCTTACGCACCTGCGACCGACCGCCTTCTACTACAATTTGCTTGGCTTTGTAGGCGCCATAAAAAAACAAGGCGTCATCGCTTCGAATTATGGTGCGGACGACCGCGTGCCTTGGGTTTCTCCCCTCGATATTGCCGCCGTGGCTGCCAAAGAACTCGTGACCCTCACGGAAGGCATTAACGTACGTTATGTGGCGAGTGATGAACTGACCTGTAGTGAAGTGGCACGTATCTTGGGTGCCGCCATCGGGAAGCCCGATTTGAAATGGGTTATCAAGAGCAGCGAAGAGACGCAAAACGGTTTAGAAGCCGCTGGAGTGCCGCCGCTTGTGGCCGCAGGCCTGGTGGAGATGAATGCCAGTATGCATAGCGGGGTGTTGTTCGAAGACTACTATCGCAACCGCCCGGCGTTGGGCAAAACAAAACTGACCGATTTCGCTAAGGAGTTTGCCGCCGCTTTCAAATAA
- a CDS encoding YybH family protein translates to MKKLLVITMIFLITGLTCCDRRSTPDQAGDISKIKALSAARAKAFNEGNADVIAAAFTENGLLMAPDKKSTTGREAVRNYYQGIFDQYKTFLESGYEEVKVSGDVGYGVGFAKVKLVPHSGGDTLVSTAKYINILQRQGDGSWLTTHDIWNSNGQ, encoded by the coding sequence ATGAAGAAATTACTTGTGATCACTATGATATTCCTGATAACCGGCTTGACTTGCTGTGACCGGCGGAGCACACCGGATCAGGCCGGCGATATTTCAAAGATCAAAGCACTCAGTGCGGCTCGCGCGAAGGCGTTCAATGAGGGAAATGCCGATGTTATCGCGGCCGCCTTTACAGAAAATGGATTGCTGATGGCTCCCGATAAAAAGTCAACCACAGGCCGGGAGGCTGTGCGCAACTATTATCAGGGCATCTTTGATCAATACAAAACCTTTCTGGAGAGCGGCTATGAAGAGGTGAAGGTCTCTGGCGACGTTGGCTATGGCGTAGGGTTTGCCAAGGTGAAGCTCGTGCCGCATAGCGGAGGCGACACGCTGGTATCCACCGCGAAATATATCAACATCCTTCAACGCCAAGGTGACGGTTCATGGTTGACAACGCATGATATCTGGAATTCCAATGGGCAGTGA
- a CDS encoding Imm32 family immunity protein, translating to MKKFKSEITGHLDIFVIENEDELDGDKMQWKQILIHGDPDGLKSFAKLLIKLADLQQDHVAGLPIGAREHVHLRPKFDLSNSSEAVIVGRLDAKGTGAFYDSYISKDNS from the coding sequence ATGAAAAAATTCAAATCAGAAATCACTGGACACCTGGACATATTTGTAATCGAAAATGAGGACGAATTAGATGGCGACAAAATGCAATGGAAGCAGATTTTAATTCATGGTGATCCGGACGGGCTAAAATCATTCGCAAAACTTTTAATAAAGTTAGCCGACCTCCAACAAGACCATGTTGCCGGACTTCCAATAGGCGCAAGAGAGCACGTTCACTTGCGACCAAAGTTCGACTTATCAAATAGCTCAGAAGCGGTAATTGTGGGAAGACTCGACGCAAAAGGGACCGGTGCCTTTTACGATAGCTATATTTCAAAGGATAACAGTTGA